The genomic DNA TTTTGGGGGCGTGGGGAGGACTCTTCCTGGTTACGTCAGGAGAGGACCGGCCCCTCTTGTATAAATACCGAGAGGCTCCGAGCGTGGTTCATTCATAAGTTGCGAGGGGAGCCGGAGCTGGAGCTTCTCTGCCGAGCGGGGAGACGGTGCCACCTGCACGGGAcagggctccaggggaccccagcgacccccccacacccccgcttTGTGGGGCTCGGGCCTGCGAAGACGCCGCATCGCCTCTGGATTGTGCTGCcttggggcgggggctgctggatTATTTCGGGGGGGTCGGTGTTTGGAGTTACCCCACTAGCTGCGAAGGGGCTTGGGACCCCTTCCCCGCGGATGCGGCTTTGAGGGGAGAAGACGCGTGGAGCAGGAGTCTCGGAAGCCGGGAGTCTTCTCGCCCTCTCCAGCGCAGCTTCCGCGGCAGGGAGCTGGGCGCGGGGGGCTGCTGAGCCGCGGCCCGCGGAGCTCGTGTCCCTGCGCACCCCGGGGGCTATGCCGCTTTGCCGGTGAAGGCGGAAGAGGGGGAACCGCCGGGCCCCGCTGCCCTGCCGGCGCGGAGCGGCTCGCACCCCGCGCCTGCCGGACTCCGCCGCTCGCAAACGGGACTTTGCCGCCACTTCGCTTCTAGTCTAAccggctccccctgccccggggtcgcagcctcccctgccaccAGCCTTGGCTTCCAGGCGCCCCCAGCGTGGCCACAGGCTTCCCCCTGTGCCCAGGGAGATGTATCAGGGCTTTCCCGGAGACTACGACTCCGCCTCCCGGTGCAGCTCGTCCCCTTCGGCCGAGTCCCAGTACCTGTCCTCGGTGGATTCTTTCGGGAGCCCCACGGGCGCCGCCGCCTCGCAGGTAAGGGAACGGGGGTGCCTGGGGGGAGCTCCTTGGGGAGGTGGGGTGTTGTGGGATGACTGTCACGGTGCCCGGTGACATAGTACACAGCGATGGGGGAGGTGTACCCGGGAGGTCCGGCTTAGCGATGGTGCTGGGGGCGATGGGGCCCAGGGACGTATAGGGGTATGGTAGCCGGGGTGCCCAGGGatgcgtgggggagggggaggcgatGGTGCCCAGGGATGTAGGGGACATGGTACCCAGAGTGCCCAGGGATTCAGGGGGCGATGATACTTGGGTGTGTGTGGAGAAGCCATGGTAGCCGggggggtcagggatgcagggGGCGATGGGGCCCAGTGATGCGGGAGGCAATGATacttggagcggggggggggctggagaagCCATGGTACCCAGGGgacccagggctgtggggggcatgGTACCCAGGGATGCAGGGGGCGATGATCCTGGGAGGGGGGTGCGTGGAGAAACCATGGTAACAGGGGGACCCAGGGATGCGGTGGGCatggtcctggggggcagggatgcgGGGGGCATGGTACTCGGGGGGGCCCAGGGATGCCGGGAACGATGGTACCGGGGAGGCGAtgcttctggggggggggtgtggagaAGCTATGGGGGCCGGGGTGCCCAGGGATGCGGTGGGCatggtcctgggggggggcagggatgctgGGAGCGATGGTACCGGGGGGGGCGATGCTTCTGGGGGGGTGGAGACGTTATGGGCCCCGGGGGGGCAGAGATGCGGGGGGCATGGTACCCGGGGGGGCCCAGGGATGCTGGGAGCGATGGTACCGGGGAGGGTGATGCTTCTGGGGGGTGGAGAAGCTATGGGGCCCGGGGTGCCCGGGGATGCGGGGTACCTGTCCTGGGGAAGCCCTGTCCTCTCTCCAGTCCGCGTTCCGAACTCCCCCGCGTTACGCGCTtggccgggagggggggggtggaacgtggggagaggggggcgggGTTGTGCGTAACGTGTGACGCGCTGGAACCCTCCGCGCTGACGTGAGGCACGCACGGCGCTTTCCTCCGCCCCCTCTGGCGCGCGGGTTATTTTGGAACGCGGGGGCCGCCCCCGTTGCtaaggggcgggtgggggagccGAGCCCGCTGATTGGCCTGGCAGGCCACGCCTCCTTGttggacgcggggggggggggaagcggagcAGGAGCCAGAGCTGGCCCCCTGTACAGCCCATAATAATCCCCACAGCCGAACccggggaggcggggggctggcccccagtgtgtgtgtgtggggggggggcaggttccccccccccccggctggctgGTGATAAATCCGGGGGAGCTGCTGGCTTCACCCCTTGTttgatgctggggggggggggtcggtgaTGCCCCCAAGCTGTGGTGACCAGAACGCCGGGCAAGCAATggagagccccccccacccccccagtcctTTGGGGTTGTGGGCACAAGGGGCTCCCTGCCCGGGATTCTCTCCCTGCACTGGGGTCAGTGACCCCACCGGgcgtggggcagggacaggcccTTTCTCCAAGGATGAGGGGGGCGGTCAGCAAACCCCGGGCACCAGGAAGCCCCCAGGGATGGGGGCCAGGACAGGGGGGCAGCTGGTCATGTCATGGCCCCTGTCAGAagggagctggctggaaaacGTGCGGcctgtgcggggggtggggggtgtgggcCGTGTCTCTATAAGCAATCCCCATTCCCGTCCCACTAACGCCTCGCCCGCGGCGTGGATCGCTGCGTTATTGCCAGGGCACAGGCTGGGGAAGGAATCCCACCGGCAGATCCCAAAGATCGGCCCAGCAGGGACAGGAGGGTTATTTTTAGGCTTGTGCTGACCCTGGCGCTCTGAGGCCTGAAAAAGACCAAAGTCTGGGACGGCAAAGAAAGGTCTCCTCTGCTCCAGAAAAAGAGCAGCCCCCGCTGCTTCCTCGAGCCTGCGTGTGAGAGGCGCACAAAGCCCCTCTTCTGAGACAAGGGAGGGGAGCGCACGGCGGCTCTGCCGGAGCCTGACCTGCCTTCTCTGCAGAGCCATTTATAGCTGGGCCCTTTGGTCTGGGGTGTCCTGGGGTCTGGTAACCTACAATAAACTAATCCAGGAGCCGGGGCTACTTGCGTAGGACAGCGGCCCTCTCCTAGTGCCTGGGGTTGGTAGCTGAGCACCTGATCCAAGGTGCCAGCAGGGAATGGGGCTGGTGGGTCGCAGCCCAGTTCCTTCTGCCCAGGTGCCCACATTAAGCTGCCCCCTGACTGTTGCTAACTGCCCCCCCCCTTTGGCTCTCCTGGATGGGATGGGTCCCAGGGATTGAATTCGGCACACCCcccgggggcagggcggggggatgTCAGTACAGTGCAGCGGTTAGGCAATGCTTACATGTCTCGGGGCTGGCAACTCAACTCACCAGCAGCCATCATGAGGGCAGAGGAACGTGAAACCCACTGCCCGGCTTTGGTCTCCGTGTCAGGCCTGACCGTGTGTCATGGCAAGTGCTGGCTGGCAGATGGGCCTGCAGGTGGGCTAGGATGCACCTCCCCGTGCTGGGTCAcggctggggggggctctggaTTACTGGGGGGGGAACTCTAACTCTCTGGGAGGCAGGCGGTAGTGGGCACTGGTTGCCCCAGGCTGGGATTAGGGGAGACGTGTCCATGCCATGCTCTTGGCCCAGCCCCTGACCACCTTCTGTGTCCTTGTGTTTCAGGAGTGCAGTGGCCTCGGGGAGATGCCCGGCTCCTTCGTGCCCACAGTCACTGCCATAACGACTAGCCAGGACCTGCAGTGGTTGGTGCAGCCCACACTGATCTCTTCCATGGCCCAGTCGCAGCCTCAGGGCCAACAGATgtctcaccagcagcagcagccgccaccTGCAGTGGACCCCTATGACCTGCCCGGGACCAGCTATGCCACCCCGGGGATGGGCGCCTACGGCGCTGGCCCCTCAACATCCGGAACTGCTGCCCCATCGCCCCGCTCCGCTCGGGCTCGGCCCCGGAGGACACGGGAGGAAACGGTGAGCTGGGCGGACTTGGGGGACATTCTTCTTCTGTCGAACTTCCTCTGGGGCATCAGCAATGAGGTTACTAACTCCATCACTTACCCCCCTCACTGTGCCCCCTGGGAACCTGGCATCTGAGTGCCTGGTTAGTGGGAACCGCACCCAGCCACGTAGGGCACCCACGCCACCAGCTCGGCTCCTCGGCCTGCATGGCAGGGCTGAgtgggcacaggaaggggcagcATGATTTGGGGGGAGGGCTGCCAGTCCCAATGCGAGACGCCTGGGGGCTGCCCCAGACAGAGTGATGTGGCTGGGAGTCTGGCTCAGCTGTGCCCCCAAGATGGGGAGAAGCTATAGGACTCCGTCCCCAGCTGGCATAACCCAGTGATTCCTGCTGCTCTGacacaggctgcagggccttagcAAATGGGGTATGGATATGGAGTGTACAGTCCCCGGTCCCCTGGGAACGAGAGCTGGTCTCCCCCAGTGGCTGTCTAGCAGCTGAGAGCTTGGTGCGGTTCCTAGCCAGACTGGTATCCCcatggtgggtggggaagggagggggccacAGACTGCACTGGCGCGTAGGCAGAGCTCCCCATAACATGGGGCTGAGAGAGGCCCTGAACAcagaggggtggggctgagctACCTGGCTATGCTGCATGAGAGGGTAGGTGGGGAGGGCCCTGGGCCGGAGCCCCTGTCTGACCAGCCCCCTTGGTTCTTGCAGCTGAcgccggaggaggaggagaagcgaCGCGTCCGCAGGGAGAGGAACAAGCTGGCAGCGGCCAAGTGCCGGAACCGGCGCCGGGAGCTGACGGACCGGCTCCAGGCGGTGAGTGCTCACGGGGCCCCATCCCatggctccctgcacccccagccgtgGCTCTGATGCCGCACGCAGCACAGGTGCATGGTGGAGTTAGCGGTGAGCTCACTCCCTGCCCgtgctcagagcagcagtggTGGCTCCCTGTTCTGGTGCCGCAGCTGTCTGGGTGCTAGCATGGCAGCTTGGGGCGAGCGCCTGGGGAAGGTGGGCGTCTTCCAGGGCCCTttgctgtggggggaggcagtctggtgggggcggggcacagtCTAGGCCtgccacctctgaggtacaaaaaGCAGGACATCCAGGATGATCCCGAGCCTGGCCAGCTGGTTCCTCAGGGCAGCTACCTCCCAAAAGGGATGGTCCTGGGAATAGCTGGGTGGGTGGCACCTTTAGCTCAGTCTCCCCGATAACACAGACCAGCCCCTTGAAGTGGCAAGCGTGGCACTGCCAGTGCCGGGCGCATCGTGCTGCTGCTTGTGCACCCAGTGCATCTCTCGCTTGccagccccagggaggggagctgtgCCAGGGACGGGGGTAATAGCATGgtggggggtggaaggagggttcCTGAGACTGGAATTGACGCTTCGCTGGGTCTACAGTAGCAATGCGCTCTGCGACCCGGGGGTTGGCTGCGAGGGGGTGGCTTGGGGCATCGGGGTGCTGGGGTGCTGACTCCCGGGGAGGGGGCGGTGTGTGTAGAGCAGACTCCCAGGCTGGCATAGCTTGGGGCCCGTAGTCCTGTTCTTCCTGGCCCCGCTGACcttggctcccccctcccccccaggagaCAGACCAGCTGGAGGAAGAGAAGGCAGGGCTGGAGTCCGAAATCGCCGAGCTGCAGAAGGAGAAAGAGCGCCTGGAATTTGTCCTCGTAGCTCACAAACCCGGCTGCAAAATCCCTTACGAGGACATGCCCGAGCTGGGCGGCCAGCCCGGCCCGTCGGCTGAGGTGAGCTCTCTGGGGGTGCCCGTCAAGGACGACCCGTTCGGGCCAGCTGCCTACCCGTCTGTGCCCCTCCACTACCAGCAGAGCCTTGGCGTGCCGGCGCCGGGCGCGGCGGGCCCAGCGGAGGTAGCGTTTTCTAGTTCTTACTTTACACATGGTGAGCTGCTCAGCGACCCGTACCCTGTTAACCCTTCATATACATCTTCGTTTGTGTTCACCTACCCAGAGGGATCTACCTGCGGAGCCACACACCAGCGGAACAGCAGCAGCGACCAGTCCTCGGACTCCTTGAATTCTCCCTCGCTACTCGCTTTGTGAAACATATAAACCAAACAAAGCCAATCAAACCCACACATGCcaacggggtgtgtgggggggacacaCGCTGCAAACTGCCAGCCTGCAGCCGCACGGCCCGTGTGTGCC from Mauremys mutica isolate MM-2020 ecotype Southern chromosome 15, ASM2049712v1, whole genome shotgun sequence includes the following:
- the FOSB gene encoding protein fosB isoform X1, with the translated sequence MYQGFPGDYDSASRCSSSPSAESQYLSSVDSFGSPTGAAASQECSGLGEMPGSFVPTVTAITTSQDLQWLVQPTLISSMAQSQPQGQQMSHQQQQPPPAVDPYDLPGTSYATPGMGAYGAGPSTSGTAAPSPRSARARPRRTREETLTPEEEEKRRVRRERNKLAAAKCRNRRRELTDRLQAETDQLEEEKAGLESEIAELQKEKERLEFVLVAHKPGCKIPYEDMPELGGQPGPSAEVSSLGVPVKDDPFGPAAYPSVPLHYQQSLGVPAPGAAGPAEVAFSSSYFTHGELLSDPYPVNPSYTSSFVFTYPEGSTCGATHQRNSSSDQSSDSLNSPSLLAL
- the FOSB gene encoding protein fosB isoform X4, translating into MYQGFPGDYDSASRCSSSPSAESQYLSSVDSFGSPTGAAASQECSGLGEMPGSFVPTVTAITTSQDLQWLVQPTLISSMAQSQPQGQQMSHQQQQPPPAVDPYDLPGTSYATPGMGAYGAGPSTSGTAAPSPRSARARPRRTREETLTPEEEEKRRVRRERNKLAAAKCRNRRRELTDRLQAETDQLEEEKAGLESEIAELQKEKERLEFVLVAHKPGCKIPYEDMPELGGQPGPSAEVSSLGVPVKDDPFGPAAYPSVPLHYQQSLGVPAPGAAGPAERDLPAEPHTSGTAAATSPRTP
- the FOSB gene encoding protein fosB isoform X6, giving the protein MYQGFPGDYDSASRCSSSPSAESQYLSSVDSFGSPTGAAASQECSGLGEMPGSFVPTVTAITTSQDLQWLVQPTLISSMAQSQPQGQQMSHQQQQPPPAVDPYDLPGTSYATPGMGAYGAGPSTSGTAAPSPRSARARPRRTREETLTPEEEEKRRVRRERNKLAAAKCRNRRRELTDRLQAETDQLEEEKAGLESEIAELQKEKERLEFVLVAHKPGCKIPYEDMPELGGQPGPSAERDLPAEPHTSGTAAATSPRTP
- the FOSB gene encoding protein fosB isoform X3, which encodes MECSGLGEMPGSFVPTVTAITTSQDLQWLVQPTLISSMAQSQPQGQQMSHQQQQPPPAVDPYDLPGTSYATPGMGAYGAGPSTSGTAAPSPRSARARPRRTREETLTPEEEEKRRVRRERNKLAAAKCRNRRRELTDRLQAETDQLEEEKAGLESEIAELQKEKERLEFVLVAHKPGCKIPYEDMPELGGQPGPSAEVSSLGVPVKDDPFGPAAYPSVPLHYQQSLGVPAPGAAGPAEVAFSSSYFTHGELLSDPYPVNPSYTSSFVFTYPEGSTCGATHQRNSSSDQSSDSLNSPSLLAL
- the FOSB gene encoding protein fosB isoform X2; translation: MASAGWQMGLQECSGLGEMPGSFVPTVTAITTSQDLQWLVQPTLISSMAQSQPQGQQMSHQQQQPPPAVDPYDLPGTSYATPGMGAYGAGPSTSGTAAPSPRSARARPRRTREETLTPEEEEKRRVRRERNKLAAAKCRNRRRELTDRLQAETDQLEEEKAGLESEIAELQKEKERLEFVLVAHKPGCKIPYEDMPELGGQPGPSAEVSSLGVPVKDDPFGPAAYPSVPLHYQQSLGVPAPGAAGPAEVAFSSSYFTHGELLSDPYPVNPSYTSSFVFTYPEGSTCGATHQRNSSSDQSSDSLNSPSLLAL
- the FOSB gene encoding protein fosB isoform X5, whose product is MPGSFVPTVTAITTSQDLQWLVQPTLISSMAQSQPQGQQMSHQQQQPPPAVDPYDLPGTSYATPGMGAYGAGPSTSGTAAPSPRSARARPRRTREETLTPEEEEKRRVRRERNKLAAAKCRNRRRELTDRLQAETDQLEEEKAGLESEIAELQKEKERLEFVLVAHKPGCKIPYEDMPELGGQPGPSAEVSSLGVPVKDDPFGPAAYPSVPLHYQQSLGVPAPGAAGPAEVAFSSSYFTHGELLSDPYPVNPSYTSSFVFTYPEGSTCGATHQRNSSSDQSSDSLNSPSLLAL